In Bacteroides coprosuis DSM 18011, the following are encoded in one genomic region:
- a CDS encoding glutaminyl-tRNA synthetase (COGs: COG0008 Glutamyl- and glutaminyl-tRNA synthetase~InterPro IPR020058:IPR020059:IPR004514~KEGG: bvu:BVU_3941 glutaminyl-tRNA synthetase~PFAM: Glutamyl/glutaminyl-tRNA synthetase, class Ic, catalytic domain; Glutamyl/glutaminyl-tRNA synthetase, class Ic, anti-codon binding domain~PRIAM: Glutamine--tRNA ligase~SPTR: Glutaminyl-tRNA synthetase;~TIGRFAM: Glutaminyl-tRNA synthetase, class Ic~IMG reference gene:2504106854~PFAM: tRNA synthetases class I (E and Q), catalytic domain; tRNA synthetases class I (E and Q), anti-codon binding domain~TIGRFAM: glutaminyl-tRNA synthetase), translating to MTDKNNTEATEKKSLNFIEQAIVNDLKEGKNDGRVQTRFPPEPNGYLHIGHAKAINIDFSMAEKYNGVCNLRFDDTNPVKEDVEYVDSIKEDIEWLGFHWDNIYYASDYFQQLWDFAIMLIKQGKAYIDEQSAEQIAAQKGTPTTPGTESPFRNRPIEESLELFNKMNSGEVEEGAMVLRAKIDMANSNMHFRDPIIYRVIKHHHHRTGDQWKAYPMYDFAHGQSDYFEGVTHSLCTLEFEVHRPLYDYFIDELKDTTLSAGGDYRPRQMEFNRLNLTYNVMSKRKLLTLVKEDLVHGWDDPRMPTICGYRRRGYSPEAIKNFLNMIGYTKYEALNDFSLLESAVREDLNKRATRVSAVLDPVKLIITNYPEGKVEELECIDNPEDPNSPTHTIEFSRELWIERNDFMEDAPKKYFRMTPGKEVRLKNAYIVECTGCKKDEDGKITEVYCTYDADTLSGMPGASRKVKGTLHWLSSAHCLPAEVRLYDRLFSVENPAAEQDKDFRELMNPDSLTVLNNCYVEKYLTNFEPGSYLQFQRIGYFTPDKDSTKEKLVFNRTVGLKDTWGKISKKK from the coding sequence ATGACTGATAAAAATAATACTGAAGCAACAGAAAAGAAGAGCCTCAATTTTATTGAGCAAGCTATCGTTAATGATTTAAAGGAAGGAAAGAATGATGGACGAGTTCAAACTCGCTTCCCTCCAGAACCGAATGGTTACCTACATATAGGACATGCTAAAGCTATCAATATAGATTTTAGTATGGCTGAAAAATACAATGGAGTATGTAACTTACGTTTTGATGATACCAACCCAGTCAAAGAAGATGTAGAATACGTAGATTCTATAAAAGAAGACATCGAGTGGTTAGGTTTTCATTGGGACAATATCTATTATGCTTCAGACTATTTCCAACAGTTATGGGATTTTGCCATTATGCTCATTAAGCAAGGTAAAGCTTATATCGATGAACAATCTGCAGAACAAATTGCTGCACAAAAAGGTACACCTACTACCCCAGGAACAGAGAGTCCATTCCGCAATCGCCCTATTGAAGAAAGCTTAGAGCTTTTCAACAAAATGAATAGTGGAGAGGTAGAAGAAGGTGCTATGGTTCTTCGTGCAAAAATAGATATGGCAAATTCAAATATGCACTTCCGTGATCCTATTATATATCGTGTTATCAAGCACCATCATCACCGCACAGGTGACCAATGGAAAGCATACCCAATGTATGACTTTGCTCACGGACAAAGTGACTATTTTGAAGGAGTAACTCACTCTCTTTGTACATTAGAGTTTGAAGTACACCGCCCTCTTTATGATTATTTCATTGACGAACTGAAAGATACAACTTTAAGTGCTGGTGGTGATTACAGACCAAGACAAATGGAGTTTAACCGTTTGAATCTTACCTATAATGTAATGAGCAAACGTAAACTACTTACCCTTGTAAAAGAAGACTTAGTTCACGGATGGGATGACCCTCGTATGCCTACAATTTGTGGTTACAGAAGAAGAGGTTATTCACCCGAGGCCATCAAGAACTTCTTAAACATGATTGGATATACTAAGTACGAAGCACTTAATGACTTCTCACTTCTAGAATCTGCAGTTAGAGAAGACTTAAATAAACGTGCTACGCGTGTTTCAGCTGTATTGGATCCAGTAAAATTAATCATTACTAACTATCCTGAGGGAAAAGTGGAAGAACTAGAATGCATCGACAATCCAGAAGATCCAAATTCTCCAACACATACGATCGAATTTAGTCGTGAACTATGGATAGAACGTAATGACTTTATGGAAGATGCTCCTAAGAAATACTTCCGTATGACTCCTGGAAAAGAAGTTCGTCTGAAAAACGCATACATTGTAGAATGTACAGGTTGCAAAAAAGATGAAGACGGAAAAATAACTGAGGTATATTGTACTTATGATGCTGATACACTTAGCGGTATGCCAGGTGCAAGTCGCAAAGTGAAAGGAACATTGCATTGGCTTAGCAGTGCACATTGTCTTCCTGCAGAAGTACGTCTGTACGACCGTTTATTCTCTGTTGAAAATCCAGCAGCAGAACAAGATAAAGATTTTAGAGAACTAATGAACCCTGATTCTTTAACCGTACTCAACAATTGCTATGTTGAAAAATACCTTACAAACTTTGAACCAGGAAGTTATCTTCAGTTCCAACGTATAGGTTATTTCACACCCGACAAAGACTCTACTAAAGAGAAACTTGTGTTCAATCGCACTGTTGGACTGAAAGACACCTGGGGCAAAATAAGTAAAAAGAAATAA
- a CDS encoding hypothetical protein (KEGG: sma:SAV_286 large secreted protein~SPTR: Putative large secreted protein;~IMG reference gene:2504106855) has product MRGDRKGNYSFNMQRCTDYNKSYKRHQIGIDAFKKWGFSQSPIFQFSIGISSFKVKKIVLG; this is encoded by the coding sequence ATGAGAGGCGACAGAAAAGGAAATTATTCTTTTAATATGCAGAGGTGCACAGATTATAATAAATCTTATAAAAGACATCAAATAGGAATTGATGCTTTTAAAAAATGGGGCTTTTCACAAAGCCCCATTTTTCAGTTTTCAATAGGTATTAGTTCTTTTAAGGTAAAAAAGATTGTTTTAGGATAA
- a CDS encoding riboflavin synthase, alpha subunit (COGs: COG0307 Riboflavin synthase alpha chain~InterPro IPR001783~KEGG: bth:BT_1317 riboflavin synthase subunit alpha~PFAM: Lumazine-binding protein~PRIAM: Riboflavin synthase~SPTR: Riboflavin synthase, alpha subunit;~TIGRFAM: Lumazine-binding protein~IMG reference gene:2504106856~PFAM: Lumazine binding domain~TIGRFAM: riboflavin synthase, alpha subunit), which yields MFSGIVEETAKVVDIVKEKENVHFTLTCSFVNELKIDQSISHNGVCLTVVDLKDDTYTVTAMRETLDRSNLGLLKEGDKVNVERSMMMNGRLDGHIVQGHVDQTAVCTDIRENEGSWYFTFKYKFDPEMAKRGYFTVDKGSATVNGVSLTVCEPTEDSFTVAIIPYTYEYTNFHAIGVGDVVNIEFDIIGKYISRLQELTA from the coding sequence ATGTTTTCAGGAATTGTAGAAGAAACTGCTAAAGTGGTTGATATCGTAAAAGAAAAGGAGAATGTTCATTTTACATTAACTTGCTCTTTTGTGAATGAGTTAAAAATAGATCAGAGTATTTCTCACAATGGTGTTTGTCTGACAGTTGTTGATTTAAAAGATGATACTTATACTGTTACTGCAATGCGTGAAACATTGGATCGCTCCAATCTTGGTCTTCTTAAAGAAGGAGATAAAGTAAATGTTGAACGTAGTATGATGATGAATGGACGTTTAGATGGTCATATCGTACAAGGTCACGTAGATCAAACTGCTGTTTGTACAGATATTAGAGAAAATGAAGGTAGCTGGTATTTTACTTTCAAATACAAATTTGACCCCGAAATGGCTAAACGTGGCTATTTTACAGTTGATAAAGGTTCGGCTACCGTAAATGGCGTAAGTTTGACAGTGTGTGAGCCTACAGAAGATTCGTTTACAGTGGCTATTATCCCTTACACATACGAATACACAAATTTTCATGCGATAGGAGTGGGTGATGTTGTTAATATAGAGTTTGATATTATTGGCAAATACATTAGTCGCCTTCAAGAACTTACTGCCTAA
- a CDS encoding nitroreductase (COGs: COG0778 Nitroreductase~InterPro IPR000415~KEGG: bth:BT_1316 putative NADH dehydrogenase/NAD(P)H nitroreductase~PFAM: Nitroreductase-like~SPTR: Putative uncharacterized protein;~IMG reference gene:2504106857~PFAM: Nitroreductase family) encodes MDFLELVQSRQSDRKFDASKPIEAEKLDYILQAAHLSPSACNAQPWKIIVVSDADLCEQVGKAAAGLGMNSFAKNAPLHLLLVEESANITSLLGSKIKGKYYPLMDIGILASHISLAAEYLGLGSCIMGWFDENKIKDLLSIPSKKRVLLDIAIGYSLAEKKKKKRKPIESIISHNKY; translated from the coding sequence ATGGATTTTTTAGAACTAGTCCAATCTCGGCAAAGTGATCGTAAATTTGATGCGAGTAAACCTATCGAAGCCGAAAAGCTAGATTATATTCTACAGGCAGCTCATCTTTCACCTTCAGCTTGCAATGCTCAACCTTGGAAGATCATTGTGGTTAGTGATGCCGACTTATGTGAGCAAGTAGGGAAGGCGGCAGCTGGACTAGGAATGAATTCTTTTGCAAAGAATGCTCCCTTACATTTATTATTAGTAGAAGAGTCTGCAAATATAACATCCTTATTGGGTAGCAAAATTAAAGGAAAATATTATCCACTTATGGATATAGGAATATTAGCGTCCCATATTTCATTAGCTGCCGAGTATTTAGGATTGGGCTCTTGTATTATGGGATGGTTTGACGAGAATAAAATAAAAGACTTACTTTCTATTCCATCCAAAAAAAGAGTTTTACTTGATATTGCAATCGGATATTCTTTAGCAGAGAAGAAAAAAAAGAAAAGAAAACCTATAGAATCCATTATTTCGCACAACAAATATTAA
- a CDS encoding RNA polymerase, sigma-24 subunit, ECF subfamily (COGs: COG1595 DNA-directed RNA polymerase specialized sigma subunit sigma24 homolog~InterPro IPR007627:IPR013249:IPR014284~KEGG: bth:BT_1197 RNA polymerase ECF-type sigma factor~PFAM: RNA polymerase sigma factor 70, region 4 type 2; RNA polymerase sigma-70 region 2~SPTR: RNA polymerase ECF-type sigma factor;~TIGRFAM: RNA polymerase sigma-70~IMG reference gene:2504106858~PFAM: Sigma-70, region 4; Sigma-70 region 2~TIGRFAM: RNA polymerase sigma factor, sigma-70 family), whose translation MKSLSFRKELIGAQEELLRFAYKLTANREEANDLLQETALKALDNEDKYIPNTNFRGWIYTIMRNIFINNYRKIVREQTFVDKTDNLYHLNLPQDSGLESASGAYDLKQMHKIVNALPDEYRVPFTMHVSGFKYREIAEKLDLPLGTVKSRIFFTRQKLQEDLKDFL comes from the coding sequence ATGAAAAGTTTAAGCTTTAGAAAAGAGTTGATAGGAGCACAAGAAGAGTTACTGCGCTTTGCATATAAATTAACCGCTAATCGCGAAGAAGCAAATGATTTATTACAAGAGACTGCTTTAAAGGCTCTAGATAATGAAGATAAATATATTCCTAACACAAACTTTAGAGGATGGATTTATACTATAATGCGTAACATCTTTATTAATAATTATAGAAAGATTGTACGCGAACAAACATTCGTTGATAAAACAGACAATTTATACCACTTGAATCTACCACAAGATTCAGGATTAGAAAGTGCAAGTGGAGCTTATGATTTAAAGCAAATGCACAAAATTGTTAATGCTTTACCAGATGAATATCGAGTTCCTTTTACAATGCATGTATCAGGATTCAAATATAGAGAAATTGCAGAAAAATTAGATTTACCTTTGGGTACAGTAAAAAGTAGAATCTTTTTTACTAGACAAAAGTTACAAGAAGATTTAAAAGATTTCTTATAA
- a CDS encoding Pyruvate carboxylase (COGs: COG5016 Pyruvate/oxaloacetate carboxyltransferase~InterPro IPR000891:IPR000089~KEGG: bfs:BF1955 putative pyruvate carboxylase biotin-containing subunit~PFAM: Pyruvate carboxyltransferase; Biotin/lipoyl attachment~PRIAM: Pyruvate carboxylase~SPTR: Putative pyruvate carboxylase biotin-containing subunit;~IMG reference gene:2504106859~PFAM: HMGL-like; Conserved carboxylase domain), giving the protein MKKEIKFSLVYRDMWQSSGKYQPRVDQLVQIAPLIIEMGCFSRVETNGGAFEQVNLLYGENPNKAVRAFTKPFNDAGIQTHMLDRGLNALRMYPVPADVRKLMYKVKHAQGVDITRIFCGLNDVRNIIPSIQYAKAAGMIPQATLCITFSPVHTVEYYANIADQLIEAGAPEICLKDMAGVGRPVFLGKLTKAIKDKHPEVIIQYHGHSGPGLSMASILEVCQNGADVIDVAIEPISWGKVHPDVISVQAMLKDAGFKVPEINMSAYMKARAKTQEFIDDFLGYFMNPGNKLMSSLLLTSGLPGGMMGSMMADLEGVHSGINLMLKNQGKPELSIDDLLVKLFEEVQYVWPMVGYPPLVTPFSQYVKNIALMNILTEVRGEPKFSMMDKHIWGMILGESGKLPGKLDPQIIALAKEKGYEFTDKNPQDNYPDELDKYRKEMDENGWEYGEDDEELFELAMHDRQYRDYKSGVAKERFLTDLAKAKEESMAEKGYTAEDILAIKRAKYEPVTSEVKGQVIWEIDVDSPSMAPAVGKHFSPDDIFCYITTSWGEHTPVKANFDGKIIEVIAKQGDKINKGEPLAYIERTKE; this is encoded by the coding sequence ATGAAAAAAGAAATAAAATTCAGTTTAGTTTACAGAGACATGTGGCAATCATCTGGAAAATATCAGCCAAGAGTTGATCAATTAGTACAGATAGCACCATTAATTATTGAAATGGGTTGCTTCAGTCGTGTAGAAACAAATGGGGGAGCATTTGAGCAAGTTAACTTGCTATATGGCGAAAATCCCAATAAGGCGGTAAGAGCTTTTACAAAGCCCTTTAATGACGCAGGTATTCAAACGCACATGCTTGATAGAGGATTAAATGCATTACGTATGTATCCTGTGCCAGCAGACGTACGTAAATTAATGTACAAAGTAAAACACGCACAAGGAGTAGATATCACTCGTATCTTCTGTGGTTTGAATGATGTTCGTAATATCATACCTTCTATTCAGTATGCAAAAGCAGCGGGTATGATACCTCAAGCAACATTGTGTATTACATTCTCTCCTGTACATACAGTAGAGTATTATGCAAATATTGCTGATCAACTTATCGAAGCTGGTGCTCCAGAAATCTGTCTGAAAGATATGGCAGGTGTTGGTCGTCCAGTATTCCTTGGTAAATTAACTAAAGCTATAAAGGATAAACATCCAGAAGTGATTATTCAATATCACGGACACTCAGGACCAGGTTTATCAATGGCTTCTATCCTAGAAGTTTGTCAAAATGGTGCTGACGTTATTGACGTTGCTATTGAACCAATCTCTTGGGGTAAAGTGCACCCAGATGTTATTTCAGTACAAGCTATGTTGAAAGACGCAGGCTTTAAAGTTCCTGAAATCAATATGAGTGCATACATGAAGGCTCGTGCAAAAACACAAGAGTTCATTGATGATTTCTTGGGTTACTTTATGAATCCAGGTAATAAATTAATGTCTTCATTGCTACTTACAAGTGGTCTTCCTGGTGGAATGATGGGATCTATGATGGCAGACTTAGAAGGTGTACACTCAGGTATCAACTTGATGTTGAAGAACCAAGGTAAACCAGAACTAAGCATCGATGATCTATTAGTTAAACTATTTGAAGAAGTTCAATATGTATGGCCTATGGTAGGTTATCCTCCATTAGTAACTCCATTTAGCCAATATGTTAAGAATATTGCATTAATGAATATCTTGACAGAAGTAAGAGGCGAACCTAAGTTCTCTATGATGGATAAACATATCTGGGGTATGATTCTTGGTGAAAGTGGTAAACTTCCAGGAAAACTAGATCCACAGATTATTGCTCTAGCTAAAGAAAAAGGTTACGAGTTTACAGATAAAAATCCTCAAGATAATTATCCTGATGAATTGGATAAGTATCGTAAAGAAATGGATGAAAATGGCTGGGAATACGGAGAAGATGATGAAGAGCTATTTGAATTGGCTATGCACGATAGACAATACCGTGATTATAAGTCAGGTGTGGCTAAAGAACGCTTCTTAACAGACTTAGCTAAAGCTAAAGAAGAGTCAATGGCAGAAAAAGGATATACTGCTGAAGATATTCTTGCTATTAAGAGAGCCAAATACGAACCTGTAACTTCAGAGGTTAAGGGTCAAGTTATTTGGGAAATAGATGTAGATTCTCCTTCAATGGCTCCTGCTGTAGGTAAACACTTTAGTCCAGATGATATCTTCTGCTATATCACTACTAGCTGGGGTGAACATACACCTGTTAAAGCCAACTTTGATGGTAAAATTATTGAAGTTATAGCTAAACAAGGTGATAAGATAAATAAAGGTGAACCTTTAGCTTATATCGAACGTACAAAAGAATAA
- a CDS encoding OmpA/MotB domain protein (COGs: COG2885 Outer membrane protein and related peptidoglycan-associated (lipo)protein~InterPro IPR006665~KEGG: bfs:BF1959 OmpA family membrane protein~PFAM: Outer membrane protein, OmpA/MotB, C-terminal~SPTR: OmpA family outer membrane protein;~IMG reference gene:2504106860~PFAM: OmpA family) — MNKFKFSALFLSFAILFASCASMQSNTAKGGAIGAGSGAALGAIIGGIAGKGKGAVIGAAIGTAVGGGTGAIIGKKMDKKAAEAAAIEGAQVEKVQDTNGLAAVKVTFDSGILFDFNSSTLSPASRSSLSQFADILRQDPTIDIAVFGKTDKVGTYDANMTVSNRRAQSVKSFLQSQGVNDYQFKSVQGVGYTQYDEALLPAQNRVVDIYMYASEAMINKANAEAGY, encoded by the coding sequence ATGAATAAATTTAAATTTTCAGCTCTTTTCCTATCATTTGCAATTCTATTTGCAAGCTGTGCTTCAATGCAATCAAACACAGCTAAAGGTGGAGCTATTGGTGCAGGATCAGGTGCTGCGTTAGGTGCTATTATTGGTGGTATTGCAGGTAAAGGTAAAGGTGCCGTTATTGGTGCAGCTATTGGAACTGCTGTTGGTGGTGGTACTGGTGCTATCATTGGTAAGAAAATGGATAAGAAAGCTGCTGAAGCTGCAGCAATCGAAGGAGCCCAAGTTGAAAAAGTACAAGATACTAACGGCTTAGCTGCTGTTAAGGTTACTTTTGACTCTGGTATTCTTTTCGATTTCAACTCTTCTACTCTTAGTCCAGCGTCAAGAAGCTCATTAAGCCAGTTTGCAGACATCTTAAGACAAGACCCTACTATTGACATTGCTGTATTTGGTAAAACAGATAAAGTAGGTACTTATGATGCAAACATGACTGTATCCAATAGACGTGCACAATCTGTTAAGAGCTTCTTACAATCTCAAGGAGTAAACGATTATCAGTTTAAATCTGTACAAGGTGTGGGTTATACTCAATATGATGAAGCTCTATTGCCTGCTCAAAACCGTGTAGTAGATATATATATGTATGCTAGTGAAGCTATGATTAACAAAGCTAATGCTGAAGCAGGATATTAA
- a CDS encoding MATE efflux family protein (COGs: COG0534 Na+-driven multidrug efflux pump~InterPro IPR002528~KEGG: bfs:BF1960 MatE family transmembrane protein~PFAM: Multi antimicrobial extrusion protein~SPTR: MatE family transmembrane protein;~TIGRFAM: Multi antimicrobial extrusion protein~IMG reference gene:2504106861~PFAM: MatE~TIGRFAM: putative efflux protein, MATE family), with translation MKGTKNLTQGPIYSQLFKLAMPIMATSFIQMAYSLTDMAWVGRLGSEAATVVGSVGIFVWMTTALSLLGKIGSEVSIAQSVGAQNEEDARSFASHNFTISLIISIIWGLIFIVFAHPIIDIFKLDGHDVAGGEIANNAVSYLRIISLGFPLIFLTSAFTGMYNSVGRSTIPFYISGTGLVFNMVLDPIFIFTFNLGTDGAGYATIISQAIVLLIFFYNIKYKNPILGGFAFFTRLKKKYTKRILKLGSPVALFNLLFAFVNLFLSRLASEYGGHIGVMTLTTGALIEGITWNTAQGFSTALGTFIAQNYAAGKYDRVIKAWHVTLKMTAVFGSLCTLLFVFFGSEVFSLFVPHEPEAFKAGGLYLQISGLSQLFMTLEITSQGVFYGIGRTTPPAIISIFFNYSRIPLALILTGSIAIGGIALGVEGIWWAVSITSICKGTFLTLWFVSIKNKVLGKDSKGYTLE, from the coding sequence ATGAAAGGAACTAAAAATCTTACACAGGGACCTATCTATAGCCAGTTGTTTAAACTAGCTATGCCAATTATGGCTACATCTTTTATCCAAATGGCCTACAGCTTAACCGATATGGCATGGGTAGGACGTTTAGGTAGTGAAGCTGCAACTGTTGTAGGTTCTGTAGGTATTTTTGTATGGATGACTACAGCTCTTTCTCTCCTAGGTAAAATTGGGTCTGAAGTTAGTATTGCACAATCTGTTGGAGCACAAAATGAAGAAGATGCACGTAGCTTTGCATCACATAACTTTACAATTTCACTTATTATATCCATCATTTGGGGACTTATATTCATCGTTTTTGCTCACCCCATCATTGATATATTCAAACTAGATGGACATGATGTAGCTGGAGGGGAAATCGCCAATAATGCCGTTTCATATTTAAGAATCATATCCCTAGGCTTTCCACTTATCTTTTTGACATCTGCTTTTACTGGTATGTACAATTCGGTAGGAAGAAGTACTATACCTTTCTATATTAGTGGAACAGGGCTTGTCTTCAATATGGTATTGGACCCTATATTCATATTTACCTTTAACCTAGGTACAGACGGTGCTGGTTATGCTACGATCATTTCACAAGCTATTGTACTCTTAATCTTTTTCTACAATATAAAATATAAGAACCCAATATTAGGAGGTTTTGCATTCTTTACTCGATTAAAAAAGAAGTACACAAAACGAATTCTTAAACTAGGCTCTCCTGTTGCTCTCTTTAATTTACTATTTGCTTTTGTAAACTTATTCTTATCTCGCTTAGCGTCTGAATACGGAGGTCATATTGGAGTTATGACTCTTACCACAGGTGCTCTCATTGAAGGGATTACGTGGAATACTGCCCAAGGATTCTCTACAGCATTGGGTACTTTTATAGCCCAAAACTATGCTGCGGGAAAGTATGATCGAGTAATAAAAGCATGGCATGTCACCCTCAAAATGACTGCGGTATTTGGTTCTCTATGTACTCTGCTATTTGTATTTTTTGGTAGCGAGGTGTTCTCCCTATTTGTACCCCATGAACCAGAAGCTTTCAAGGCAGGAGGACTCTATTTGCAAATATCGGGGCTATCACAGCTCTTTATGACACTCGAGATAACTAGCCAAGGAGTATTCTACGGCATAGGAAGAACTACTCCACCAGCAATCATCAGTATATTCTTTAATTACTCTAGAATACCGTTAGCCTTAATTTTGACTGGTAGCATTGCCATAGGTGGCATTGCTCTGGGCGTAGAAGGAATATGGTGGGCAGTAAGTATTACAAGTATTTGTAAAGGAACATTTCTTACTCTTTGGTTTGTATCAATCAAAAACAAAGTGTTGGGTAAGGATAGCAAAGGATATACTCTCGAATAG
- a CDS encoding Hydroxyethylthiazole kinase (COGs: COG2145 Hydroxyethylthiazole kinase sugar kinase family~HAMAP: Hydroxyethylthiazole kinase~InterPro IPR000417~KEGG: sli:Slin_3494 hydroxyethylthiazole kinase~PFAM: Hydroxyethylthiazole kinase~PRIAM: Hydroxyethylthiazole kinase~SPTR: Hydroxyethylthiazole kinase;~TIGRFAM: Hydroxyethylthiazole kinase~IMG reference gene:2504106862~PFAM: Hydroxyethylthiazole kinase family~TIGRFAM: hydroxyethylthiazole kinase), whose amino-acid sequence MNALKSILKDIELIKAQSPLIHNITNFVVMNNTANALLALGASPVMAHASEEVEEMTSIASALVLNIGTLSPTWIDSMKIAGRTASSKNIPIILDPVGAGATSYRSRICRELIQDCNPTVIRGNASEIMSLVDEEIQTKGVDSTSSSLHAVEYAKVLAQKTGAIVSISGEIDYITDGTRVNEVRGGSPLMPRVTGMGCTATALTAAFLAVNKNALEAATHAMELMSWVGEKAAKQAKGPGTMQLFFLDELYQVATGEVQA is encoded by the coding sequence ATGAATGCATTAAAATCTATTTTAAAAGATATTGAGTTAATCAAAGCTCAATCCCCACTCATCCATAATATTACCAATTTTGTGGTAATGAATAATACAGCTAATGCTTTATTGGCTCTTGGAGCTTCACCCGTCATGGCACACGCATCCGAAGAGGTTGAAGAGATGACTAGTATTGCTTCTGCATTAGTGTTAAATATCGGAACCTTGAGTCCTACATGGATAGATTCTATGAAAATAGCAGGACGGACAGCTTCCTCCAAAAACATACCTATCATTCTTGATCCCGTAGGGGCGGGTGCGACTAGTTATCGTTCACGAATTTGTAGGGAGTTGATTCAAGATTGTAACCCTACTGTGATTAGAGGAAATGCTTCTGAAATCATGTCTTTAGTAGATGAAGAGATTCAAACTAAGGGGGTAGATAGCACCTCTTCGTCGCTCCATGCTGTGGAGTATGCGAAGGTTTTGGCTCAAAAGACAGGTGCAATTGTATCGATCAGTGGTGAGATAGATTATATCACAGACGGTACTCGTGTGAATGAAGTGAGAGGAGGTTCTCCTCTTATGCCTAGAGTTACGGGTATGGGATGTACTGCAACAGCGTTAACTGCGGCATTCTTAGCTGTCAATAAAAACGCATTAGAAGCTGCTACTCATGCTATGGAATTAATGAGTTGGGTGGGTGAGAAGGCTGCTAAACAAGCAAAAGGTCCTGGAACTATGCAACTTTTCTTCTTGGATGAATTATACCAGGTAGCAACTGGGGAGGTGCAAGCATGA